A single Zootoca vivipara chromosome 1, rZooViv1.1, whole genome shotgun sequence DNA region contains:
- the RPS6KA5 gene encoding ribosomal protein S6 kinase alpha-5 isoform X2: protein MLRILKSEPPYPQEMTALAKDIIQGLLMKDPKKRLGCGSNGADEIKQHPFFQKLSWNDLAAKIVPAPFKPVIRDELDVSNFAEEFTEMDPTYSPASTPQAADKLFQGYSFVAPSILFKRNAATMDPVHFLTAVDRPGITSIARSAMMKDSSFYLHYELDLKERPLGEGSFSICRKCLHKKTSQEYAVKIISKRLESNTQREITALKLCEGHPHVVKLHEVYHDQLHTFLVMELLKGGELLERIQKKKHFSETEASYIMRRLVSAVSHMHDVGVVHRDLKPENLLFTDENDSSEIKIIDFGFARLKPPDNQPLKTPCFTLHYAAPELLNHSGYDESCDLWSLGVILYTMLSGQVPFQSQDKNVTCTSALEIMKKIKRGEFSFEGDAWKNVSQEAKDLIQGLLTVDPNKRIKMTSLRYNEWLQDGSQLSSNPLMTPDNLGSSGAAVHSYVKATFNAFNKYKREGFCLQNVDKAPLAKRRKMKKTSTSTETRSSSSESSHSSSSHSHGKTTPTKTLQPANPADSNNPESIFQFSD, encoded by the exons GAGAATATTGAAAAGTGAACCTCCTTATCCCCAAGAAATGACTGCTCTAGCCAAAGATATAATTCAAGGTCTTCTGATGAAAGATCCCAAGAAAAGACTGGGCTGTGGTTCAAATGGTGCTGATGAAATAAAACAGCATCCCTTCTTCCAg AAATTGAGTTGGAATGACTTGGCTGCCAAAATAGTGCCAGCTCCATTTAAACCAGTAATTCGTGATGAATTGGATGTTAGTAACTTTGCAGAGGAGTTTACAGAAATGGACCCAACATATTCTCCAGCAAGCACACCACAAGCTGCAGATAAGCTTTTCCag GGATATTCCTTTGTTGCTCCTTCTATCTTATTCAAACGTAATGCAGCCACTATGGATCCTGTTCACTTCCTGACAGCAGTGGACCGACCTGGAATTACAAGTATTGCCAGGAGTGCTATGATGAAG GACTCTTCATTTTATCTTCACTATGAACTGGACCTGAAAGAAAGACCACTGGGAGAAGGAAGTTTTTCCATCTGTCGAAAATGCTTACACAAGAAAACTAGCCAAGAATATGCAGTAAAAATAATTAGTAAaag GTTAGAATCCAACACTCAGAGAGAAATAACAGCTTTAAAACTTTGCGAAGGACATCCCCATGTTGTGAAGCTGCATGAAGTTTACCATGATCAG CTCCACACTTTTCTAGTAATGGAACTTTTGAAAGGAGGAGAATTACTTGAACGTATCCAGAAAAAGAAGCACTTCAGTGAAACTGAAGCTAGTTATATAATGCGCAGACTTGTTTCAGCAGTGAGCCACATGCACGATGTAGGAGTAGTCCACAGAGACTTAAAACCTGAG aatttattatttacagatgaaaatgatagttcagaaataaaaataattgattttGGATTTGCCCGCTTAAAGCCACCTGACAATCAGCCTCTTAAAACGCCGTGTTTTACCCTTCATTATGCTGCACCAGAGCTCTTAAATCATAGTGGTTATGATGAATCCTGTGATCTCTGGAgtttgggagtcattttg taTACAATGCTCTCAGGACAAGTACCCTTCCAGTCTCAAGATAAAAATGTAACATGCACAAGTGCATTGGAAATTATGAAGAAAATTAAGAGAGGAGAGTTCTCTTTTGAAGGAGATGCTTGGAAGAATGTCTCTCAGGAAGCCAAAGATTTGATACAAG GACTTCTTACAGTGGATCCAAATAAGAGAATTAAAATGACCAGTTTGAGATACAATGAATGGCTTCAAGATGGTAGCCAACTGTCATCCAACCCGTTAATGACTCCAGACAATTTAGGATCTTCAGGAGCTGCTGTACACTCTTATGTCAAAGCAACCTTTAAT GCCTTTAACAAATACAAGAGGGAAGGATTTTGCCTACAGAATGTTGACAAGGCACCTCTTGCAAAAAGAAGGAAGATGAAAAAAACAAGTACAAGTACCGAGACTCGCAGCAGTTCCAGTGAAAgttctcattcttcttcttctcattcaCATGGTAAAACTACTCCTACAAAGACCCTGCAGCCAGCAAATCCTGCAGACAGCAATAATCCAGAGAGCATCTTCCAATTCTCCGACTGA